The following proteins are encoded in a genomic region of Mycoplasma sp. NEAQ87857:
- a CDS encoding redoxin domain-containing protein, translating into MRKVNAADKELHFEGQEVELGTTLELSGTKAGEIEQTEILSNGKYTVIATFPSINTNVCDLQILRLSEISKEFPMFNYYSFSQDLPFALNEYVTNHPTGNITMYSDHKDRVMAKQLGLLLHEWKLLGRAMFVLDPENKVIYKQINSDIKQQVDFDKFVAKLKELSV; encoded by the coding sequence ATGAGAAAAGTTAACGCTGCTGACAAAGAATTACACTTTGAAGGTCAAGAAGTTGAATTAGGAACAACTTTAGAACTTTCAGGAACTAAAGCTGGAGAAATTGAACAAACAGAAATTTTAAGTAATGGAAAATACACTGTAATTGCAACATTCCCATCAATTAATACTAATGTTTGTGATTTACAAATTTTAAGACTTTCAGAAATTTCTAAAGAATTTCCAATGTTTAATTACTATAGTTTTTCACAAGATCTTCCTTTTGCTCTTAATGAATATGTAACAAACCATCCAACAGGTAATATTACAATGTATTCAGATCATAAAGATAGAGTTATGGCTAAACAATTAGGTTTATTGTTGCATGAGTGAAAATTATTAGGCAGAGCAATGTTTGTTCTAGACCCAGAAAACAAAGTTATTTATAAACAAATTAATTCTGATATTAAGCAACAAGTTGATTTTGATAAATTTGTAGCAAAATTAAAAGAATTATCAGTATAA
- a CDS encoding M24 family metallopeptidase, with the protein MDRRKLDQMFDQLGVEVLISEAPQTRLWYANVQTTDGFIAIEKNKATLFVDGRYIEYARKHAKNVDIVLIKGNSMSEWFKNRNYQKIALEKNYLTKSVENRIMSMVNPKEVHWVNAQELRIVKSKEEIQKMQEVIDISLKAYDEFMQKVQPGMTEKEAAALLNYLLKTNGADKEGFDEIIATGASSAEPHHHPTDKKLEEGQLLKVDFGALYQGYTADITRTSILGGEDKAKDPKMLEILNIVKEAAYEGRKAVRPGIKSSEIDKICRDYIASKGYGEYFVHSTGHGLGIDVHELPNVSSVAEWVLEPGMIITVEPGIYIEGLGGARIEDDVLVTETGHYVFSRPNEK; encoded by the coding sequence ATGGATCGTAGAAAATTAGATCAAATGTTTGATCAATTAGGAGTAGAAGTTTTAATCTCAGAAGCTCCTCAAACAAGATTATGATATGCTAATGTGCAAACTACTGATGGATTTATTGCTATTGAAAAAAATAAAGCAACCTTATTTGTAGATGGTAGATATATTGAATATGCTAGAAAGCACGCTAAAAATGTTGATATTGTTTTAATTAAAGGTAATTCAATGAGTGAGTGATTTAAAAATAGAAATTATCAAAAAATCGCTTTAGAAAAAAATTATTTAACTAAATCAGTTGAAAATAGAATTATGTCAATGGTTAATCCTAAAGAGGTTCATTGAGTAAATGCTCAAGAATTAAGAATTGTTAAATCAAAAGAAGAAATTCAAAAAATGCAAGAAGTTATTGATATTTCACTTAAAGCATATGATGAATTTATGCAAAAAGTTCAACCAGGAATGACTGAAAAAGAAGCTGCAGCTTTATTAAACTATTTATTAAAAACTAATGGCGCAGATAAAGAAGGATTTGATGAAATTATAGCTACAGGAGCTTCAAGTGCTGAACCACATCATCATCCAACAGATAAAAAACTTGAAGAAGGCCAATTATTAAAAGTGGATTTTGGTGCTTTATATCAAGGATATACTGCTGATATTACCAGAACTAGTATTTTAGGCGGAGAAGATAAAGCTAAAGATCCTAAAATGTTAGAAATTCTTAATATTGTTAAAGAAGCTGCTTATGAAGGTAGAAAAGCAGTAAGACCAGGAATTAAAAGTAGTGAGATTGATAAAATCTGTCGTGATTATATAGCTTCAAAAGGTTATGGAGAATATTTTGTACATTCAACAGGTCATGGACTTGGAATTGATGTGCATGAATTACCTAATGTTTCTTCAGTAGCTGAATGAGTATTAGAACCTGGAATGATAATTACAGTAGAACCTGGAATTTACATTGAAGGTCTAGGCGGAGCAAGAATTGAAGATGATGTTTTAGTTACTGAAACTGGACATTATGTATTTTCAAGACCAAATGAAAAATAA
- the pip gene encoding prolyl aminopeptidase, which translates to MKNNKLYKPFKPYLKGFLNVDEIHSLYYEVSGNPNGYPIIFLHGGPGGNVNDKCRRFFDPNFYKIILFDQRGCGKSKPFASLVNNTTNDIVEDVEKLRLHLNLDQVALFGGSWGTTVALLYAIKYPKNVSSMILRGVFLSREEDIDYLYHKGASDFYPDVFEKYQNYVANYKGNNILERYYDLFINETNEAKVAEGLRLFANWEHCLISVKPHKEIKNTPRSINKVKAIALLECYYFVNKAFLKSDNYILENINKIKDIKTFIVHGRQDIDTRPIGAYLLSKHLNNCTLEFVDTAAHTMWESKITDKLVEKCNELKQYLNKLK; encoded by the coding sequence ATGAAAAATAATAAATTATATAAACCTTTTAAACCTTATTTAAAAGGTTTTTTAAATGTCGATGAGATTCATTCACTTTATTATGAAGTTTCAGGAAACCCTAATGGTTATCCTATAATTTTTCTCCATGGAGGACCTGGAGGAAATGTAAATGATAAATGTCGAAGATTTTTTGATCCAAATTTTTATAAGATTATTTTATTTGATCAACGTGGTTGTGGTAAAAGCAAACCTTTTGCTTCATTAGTAAATAATACAACTAATGATATTGTTGAAGATGTAGAAAAATTGAGATTACATTTAAACTTAGATCAAGTAGCTTTATTTGGTGGATCTTGGGGAACCACTGTAGCTTTATTATATGCGATTAAATATCCAAAAAATGTTAGCTCAATGATACTAAGAGGAGTTTTTCTTTCTAGAGAAGAGGATATAGATTATTTATATCACAAAGGTGCAAGTGATTTTTATCCTGATGTTTTTGAAAAATATCAAAACTATGTAGCTAATTATAAAGGTAATAATATCTTAGAAAGATATTATGATTTGTTTATTAATGAAACCAATGAAGCTAAAGTTGCTGAAGGTTTAAGGTTATTTGCTAATTGAGAACATTGTTTAATTAGTGTTAAACCACATAAAGAAATAAAAAATACTCCAAGAAGCATTAATAAAGTTAAAGCAATTGCTTTGTTAGAGTGTTATTATTTTGTTAATAAAGCGTTTTTAAAATCTGACAATTATATTTTAGAAAATATTAACAAGATCAAAGATATTAAAACATTTATAGTTCACGGTAGACAAGATATTGATACAAGACCAATTGGTGCTTATTTACTTAGTAAACATTTAAATAATTGTACATTGGAATTTGTAGATACAGCTGCTCATACTATGTGAGAGAGTAAAATCACAGATAAATTAGTTGAAAAATGTAATGAATTAAAACAATATTTGAATAAATTAAAGTAA
- the rpmG gene encoding 50S ribosomal protein L33, whose protein sequence is MPRDGYTLVCTECKMENYISKKNKKTHPEKVELKKHCSKCNAHTSHKEKK, encoded by the coding sequence ATGCCAAGAGATGGATACACACTAGTATGTACAGAGTGTAAAATGGAAAATTACATTTCTAAAAAGAACAAAAAAACACACCCTGAAAAAGTAGAACTTAAAAAACACTGTTCAAAATGTAATGCTCACACTTCACATAAAGAAAAAAAATAA
- a CDS encoding potassium channel family protein, giving the protein MTKNTKFLQKKKDFMNALSIITWSSNVIDFKDKKRCLQIKLFRTIYALIISFACFISFFSLFTPSKEIKPYLDAIIKVSQTLTFFIFIIDYGLHLFTYKYHMKNEEMSNIKAAIKFIFSFYGFVILFCILASAHIINSFGHINNKSFSDVLVTLQSLNMFRVVRLFLVLTLFSPFKAISNVYGKQKKILTSVLILILVLILIFSLLIWNNEQAYLKQIQDQWIKNNPSVVDYASNPEYQALSNGYVKNFGDSFYFTTITLTTIGYGDYVPHAPISKVIVSFIALLGIAVIAIPSGIVASAFLGEMQSKVKNNEQKQTNETKDETFLVKETKKVKEFLSNKKDNKNN; this is encoded by the coding sequence ATGACTAAGAATACTAAATTCCTTCAAAAGAAAAAAGATTTTATGAATGCTTTAAGCATTATTACTTGATCATCCAATGTTATTGATTTTAAAGACAAAAAACGTTGTTTACAAATAAAATTATTTAGAACAATTTATGCATTAATTATTTCATTTGCATGTTTTATTTCTTTCTTTTCACTTTTTACACCTTCAAAAGAAATAAAACCTTATTTAGATGCAATAATTAAAGTTTCACAAACTTTAACATTCTTTATTTTTATTATTGATTATGGATTGCATTTATTCACTTATAAATACCATATGAAAAATGAAGAAATGTCAAACATAAAAGCTGCTATTAAATTTATCTTTAGTTTTTATGGTTTTGTTATATTATTTTGCATTTTAGCTTCAGCACATATTATTAATTCATTTGGTCATATTAACAATAAATCATTTTCAGATGTATTAGTGACCTTACAATCATTAAATATGTTTAGAGTTGTTAGGTTATTTTTAGTATTAACATTATTTTCACCTTTTAAGGCAATAAGTAATGTTTATGGAAAACAGAAAAAAATTCTTACTTCAGTTTTAATTTTAATTTTGGTGTTAATTTTAATTTTTTCATTATTAATTTGAAATAATGAACAAGCTTATTTAAAACAAATTCAAGATCAATGAATTAAAAATAACCCTTCAGTAGTTGATTATGCATCAAATCCAGAATATCAAGCATTAAGCAATGGTTATGTTAAAAATTTTGGTGATTCATTTTACTTTACCACTATAACTTTAACCACTATTGGATATGGTGATTATGTACCTCATGCTCCTATTAGTAAAGTTATTGTAAGCTTTATTGCTTTATTAGGTATTGCCGTAATTGCTATCCCTAGTGGGATTGTTGCTAGTGCTTTCTTAGGTGAAATGCAATCAAAAGTAAAAAATAATGAACAAAAACAAACAAACGAAACAAAAGATGAAACTTTTTTAGTTAAAGAAACTAAAAAAGTAAAAGAATTTTTATCAAACAAAAAAGACAATAAAAACAATTAA
- a CDS encoding LacI family DNA-binding transcriptional regulator has protein sequence MKKQISYKDISELANVSISTISRYYNKGYVSKKTREKIEEVVKRYQYFPNHGARLIRGKDNSIFVIMPVWGDSAYTHIVNGIIAASKKSNRRVNTTYTGVSTQEYINTVRYILSWRPTSIVIFIPQYDKELFDFLKTIEDVSIVVYGHQVNGVNWIKPDESTAFYLMTKKFHSLMKDNDKMLFLSDLKLSPVQIQDRWRGFVQACNELGVIYEEYTIPAKKKQKDIIEFDKYTRKFGFSNIVCSSHEAYISLAVIGTRGLRLSDIGYSSIYDSINNYKIKIFIDYAKIGLEIEKMLIIHNAEGKNQGKIIKLDIL, from the coding sequence ATGAAAAAACAAATTTCATATAAAGACATATCAGAACTAGCTAATGTTTCTATTTCTACAATTAGTAGATATTACAATAAGGGTTATGTTTCTAAGAAAACAAGAGAAAAAATAGAAGAAGTTGTAAAAAGATATCAATATTTCCCAAATCATGGAGCAAGATTAATTAGAGGTAAAGATAATTCAATCTTTGTTATTATGCCTGTTTGAGGTGATAGTGCTTACACTCATATTGTTAACGGAATTATTGCAGCAAGCAAAAAAAGCAATCGCAGAGTAAATACAACCTACACAGGTGTATCAACTCAAGAATATATTAATACTGTAAGATACATACTATCATGAAGACCAACTTCAATAGTAATATTTATTCCACAATATGATAAAGAACTTTTTGATTTTCTTAAAACAATTGAAGATGTTTCAATAGTTGTATATGGACATCAAGTTAATGGAGTAAACTGAATTAAACCTGATGAATCAACAGCGTTTTATTTAATGACTAAGAAATTTCATAGTTTAATGAAAGATAATGACAAAATGTTATTCTTATCAGATTTAAAACTAAGTCCAGTGCAAATTCAAGATCGTTGAAGAGGATTTGTTCAAGCATGTAATGAGCTTGGAGTAATTTATGAAGAATATACTATTCCAGCTAAAAAGAAACAAAAAGACATTATTGAATTTGATAAATATACAAGAAAATTTGGTTTCTCTAACATTGTTTGTTCTTCACATGAAGCATACATTTCTTTAGCAGTTATAGGTACAAGAGGTTTAAGGTTATCTGATATTGGTTATTCTTCAATTTATGATTCAATCAATAATTACAAAATTAAGATTTTTATAGACTATGCAAAAATTGGTCTAGAAATTGAAAAAATGTTAATTATTCATAATGCTGAAGGAAAAAATCAAGGAAAAATTATTAAATTAGATATTTTATAA
- a CDS encoding type III restriction endonuclease subunit M — MNKEKELLKEYLEKVDNIVPSDFNDDQKELAKLMLELICEKEPKQLQNAYQFIVNRIKLGFRFDSAPDIPEKDKIIVLEKDDKRSFTLNENKGRNQLIIGENYDALKALILIEGERERERERERESKLTLATI, encoded by the coding sequence ATGAATAAAGAAAAAGAATTGTTAAAAGAATACTTGGAAAAAGTTGATAACATCGTTCCAAGCGATTTCAATGACGATCAAAAAGAATTAGCTAAATTAATGTTAGAGTTGATTTGTGAAAAAGAACCTAAACAACTTCAAAACGCATATCAATTTATAGTTAATCGTATTAAATTGGGTTTTAGGTTTGATTCAGCTCCCGACATTCCTGAAAAAGATAAAATTATCGTTTTAGAAAAAGATGACAAACGAAGTTTTACATTGAACGAAAACAAAGGTAGAAACCAATTGATTATTGGTGAAAACTATGACGCTCTAAAAGCCCTTATTTTAATAGAAGGAGAGAGAGAGAGAGAGAGAGAGAGAGAGAGAGAGAGCAAGCTAACGCTTGCTACGATATAA
- a CDS encoding deoxyribonuclease IV, which translates to MIKLGSFNSFKKDSNYLFGAAKEAIENGANTMMIYLGAPQTTLRTDVSNYRLLDYEMEYMHLIPKEDIVVHAPYVINPANPTKANYSCDFLIKEIQRMNYIGNKYLVLHPGAFTTYSAQEALDTLVDSLKYIISETEDVVICLETMAGKGTEICRNLEQIKYVLDWVKSDRVQICLDTCHLWDAGYNLKNYQEFKNTLIKYDLLKNVKVIHLNDSKNELNSHKDRHENIGRGFIGFETLQKFVFDPDFDNVPIILETPFIGNKSPYKEEIAMLLNKKN; encoded by the coding sequence ATGATTAAATTAGGAAGTTTTAACTCTTTTAAAAAAGATAGTAACTATCTTTTTGGAGCTGCTAAAGAAGCTATTGAAAATGGAGCAAATACTATGATGATATATCTAGGAGCTCCACAAACAACTTTAAGAACTGATGTAAGTAATTATAGATTACTAGATTATGAAATGGAATATATGCACTTAATTCCAAAAGAAGATATTGTGGTCCATGCACCATATGTTATTAATCCTGCAAATCCAACTAAGGCAAATTATTCTTGTGATTTTCTAATTAAAGAAATTCAAAGAATGAATTATATTGGGAATAAATATTTAGTTCTTCATCCAGGAGCATTTACTACTTATAGTGCTCAAGAAGCATTAGATACATTAGTTGATAGCTTAAAATACATCATCAGTGAAACTGAAGATGTAGTAATTTGCTTAGAAACAATGGCAGGAAAAGGAACTGAAATTTGTCGTAATTTAGAACAAATTAAATATGTTTTAGATTGAGTAAAATCTGATAGAGTTCAAATTTGCTTAGACACTTGCCATTTATGAGATGCTGGGTATAACCTTAAAAATTATCAAGAATTCAAAAACACTTTAATTAAATATGATTTACTAAAAAATGTTAAGGTAATTCATTTAAATGATTCAAAAAATGAACTTAATTCACACAAAGATCGTCATGAAAATATAGGTCGAGGATTTATTGGATTTGAAACTTTGCAAAAGTTTGTATTTGACCCTGATTTTGATAATGTACCTATTATTCTTGAAACACCTTTTATTGGAAATAAATCTCCATATAAAGAAGAAATCGCAATGTTATTGAATAAAAAAAACTAA